CGAAGCCAAGCGGCGAGCCGGGATGGCAAATTGAGAGCGCACGGGCTTACGCCGAGAAGATGGCGACCGGTTTGCCGACACCGCGCAGGGCATGCTCGCCCATGGCGTTCAGGTTGGTCTTGAGATCTCCGCTGAGTGCGTCGCGCACCGGCTCCGTCAACAGCAGCTCCTGCCCAAGCGGCTTGCACAGCGATTCCACGCGGCTGGTTTCGTTGACCGCCCTGCCGATCACGGTGAAATCGAGACGTTCTTCGCCGCCGACATTGCCGAAAAACACCTCGCCCCGGTGCAGTCCGATGCCGATCTTCAACGGGTGCCACAGCGCCGGATCGGGCAGATCCTCCGGCGGAGACTGGTTGAGCTCATCGATTGTGACCAGCGCCCTCCTGGCAGCTTTTACGGCGGCATTGGCAGCAGCACCTTCCCCAAGCGCCTTCTGGTCGAACACTGCCAGAATGCCGTCCCCCATGAATTTCAGAATGTCGCCGCCATGGCCAAGCACAGCCTCCGAGATCCGGTCGAAATAGGCATTTAGAACGGCGGTGACTTCCGGGCCGCTGAGCCGGTCGGCAAGCTGGGTGAAGCCGCGCATGTCCGACATGAAGACGACCGCGTCGATCGCCTCGCCATCCCCTCGTTTGATCTCGCCGTCCAGGACACGCTGGCCAGCGATCGGGCCGAGATAGGTGTCGGCGACATTGCGCGCGATGCGCTGCAGGATGTGGCGCTCGACATGCAGTGCCAGAAGATCGATCAGGTCGCGGATCCGGTCCTTTTGCCGGCCCGGAAACCCGCCTGGCCGCGTCGTCGCGAATGTCATGGCGTTGTGGGTCTCGCCCGAAGCGCTGAGCGGCAGCGCAACATAGGCGGTGTAGCCCTGCTCGGCGAGTTCCTTCATCAGGGGGGCGGACTGACGACCTTCTTCCGTTTCCAGGTCCAGAATGATCATCTGGCCGTTGGTGATGACATTGTAGAGCGGATTGCGCGTGAAGGCGTCAGCACTGACGGCACCTGCATCGGCCGCGATTTCATCGCAGATCTGGTCCCTGGCAGTCCAGAACCAGGAGAAGCCGATGACGCGCGGATGCAATGTGCCGATGTGAAGCGTGCAGCGGTCGACGCTGAGATCGGTCGCCTGGCAGCGCCACATGAACTCCTCGAACATCAGCATGACGTTGTCGATGCGTGTCGCGTCGTGCAAAAGCCAGTCGTGGATGTCCTCAAGCGTCTGTTCGGTAGGCGCGCAACCGGGCCCGCGGCTGGAGCGGTTGATCAGGTGCACATGCTCGGGATAACTGCGGGGCGAAGGATCAAGCGCGGTCTTGGTCATGCGGACTCCGGATGTCTGTCACGCGCTATTATCTCGGGCGTGCCGCCCCAAAGTTCAATCTGAAAATAGAAAGGAAGGCAAGAAAGGCGGCGAGGACTTTCCGTGAAGCAGGTGGCCGATCCTGCGAAACGCGGGCAAACACGCTCCTCAGGATGACGCCTGTTTAAGCGGCGCTGTTGGAAAACCTCGCCACACAATCAGCGCCATCCTGAGTGTCTGGCCCGAAAGTGATCTAGGAGGCAGCTTTCATCGTTCCTGGCACGAACTCACCCCCTCTCGGTTGTCTTCCCCGCGAAAGCGGGGACCCAGTAACCTCATGAATCGGCGCTATAAATTAAATCTAACCTCACGGAGTCCTGGTTTCCCGCTTTCGCGGGAATGACAAATGTGACTGAAGCATTCGCCCCGGCCATCACTTTCGGGCCAGTCTCCGAGGAGCCGCACTGCGGCGTTTCGAAGGATCTGCCACACACGCTCCAAACCCTAGAACGCCGCTTCGACGCCGCCCATTTCCACGTAAACGCTCTTTGTCTGGCTGTAATACTCAATCGCCGCATGACCGTTTTCGCGGCCGATGCCCGATTTCTTGTATCCGCCGAACGGCATTTCAATCGGCGTCAGATTGTAGGTGTTGATCCAGCAGGTGCCGGCCTGGAGCTGATCGATCACCCGGTGCGCCCGCTGGATGTCCTTGGTGAAGACACCGGCAGCAAGGCCGAATTCCGTGTCATTGGCACGGGCAATGACGTCGTTTTCGTCGTCAAAATCAAGCACGCTCAGGACGGGCCCGAAGATTTCCTCGCGGGCGATGGTCATGTCGTCGGTGACATCGGCAAAGACGGTCGGCTGAACGAAATAGCCGTCCGGGAAACTGTCGACTGTCGCAGCGCCGCCGCCGCAGACAAGCCGGGCACCCTCGCGCTGGCCGACCTGCATGTAATGCATCACCTTGTCGAACTGCTGGCGCGACACCAGCGGGCCGATGGAGGTGGTTTCATCCAGCGGGTCGCCCAGGATGGCATTGCCGGTGCGTTCGGCCAGACGCGCCAGGAAGGCTTCCTTGATCGCCGTATGCACGAAGACACGGGTGCCGTTGGAGCAGATCTGCCCGGTGGAATAGAAGTTGGCATTGATGGCCGCGGAGACCGCGTTTTCAATGTCGGCATCGTCAAAGACGATCAGCGGCGACTTGCCGCCAAGTTCCAGCGTGGTCTTTTTCAGGTGCTCGCCGGCAAGGGCGGCAACCTTGGCGCCGGTTGGCACGGAGCCGGTCAGCGAGATCTTGCTGATTGCCGGATGTGCGACCATCCTGGCGCCGACATCGCCAAAACCCTGGATCACGTTGAAGACCCCGTCCGGCAGGCCGGCTTCGGTCAGGGCCTCAGCCAGTTTCAGGGCGCTCAGCGGGGTGACTTCCGATGGTTTGAAGATCATGGCGTTGCCGCAGACCAGGGCCGGTGCTGCCTTCCAGCAGGCGATCTGGATCGGATAGTTCCAGGCGCCAATGCCGAAGCAGATACCGAGCGGTTCGCGTTTGGTGTAGGCGAAGGAGCCACCGAGATCGATATGTTCGCCGGTCAGCGTCGCCGCCAGGCCGCCGAAATACTCAAGGCAGTCCGCACCCGAGGCTGCATCGGCAATCAGGGTTTCCTGCAAGGGTTTGCCGGTGTCGAGGGTTTCAAGGACCGACAGTTCGTGGTTCTTTTCGCGCAGGATCTCGGCAGCCCGGCGCAGCACCCGTCCGCGTTCGGCGGGTGCTGTGGCTGCCCAGATTTTCTGGCCGGCTGTTGCGGCCTCGATGGCCGCGTCGATCACGGCATCGTCGGCCGACTTGAGACTGGCGATCACTTCACCGGTTGCCGGATAAAGGGAATCGAACGGAGTGCCCGACAGGCTCTCCAGATAGGAGCCGCCAACATAGTGGGACGCTTGAGGTTGGGCGCGCATGGGTCTGGTCCTTGATTGTCTCTTGTGCCGGCCTGAGACCGGTGAAATTTAGCGCTGGCTGGTTTCCCAGTCCGGATGGATCCACGGCTCCTGGTTGGAAGCCGGCAGCGGATCCTTGCCGAGAATGTGGTCCGAGGCCTTTTCCCCGACCATAATCGACGGGGCATTGAGATTGCCATTGGTGATTTGCGGGAAGATCGAGCTGTCGGCAACACGCAGGCCGTCCACTCCGATCACGCGGCATTCCGGATCGACCACGGCCATCGGGTCGTCCTTGGCGCCCATCCGGCAGGTGCCGCAGGGGTGATAGGCGCTTTCCACGTGTTCGCGAATGAAGTTGTTCAGGTCCTCGTCACTCTGGACCTGATCGCCCGGCTGGATTTCCTTGCCGCGATAGTCCGCAAAGGCTTCCTGGCTGAAGATCTCGCGGGTCAGGCGGATACAGGTGCGGAAATCTTCCCAGTCGTCTTCGTGGGACATGTAGTTGAAGAGGATGGACGGTTTTTCGCGCGGGTCGGCGGAGGTCAGTTTGACATGGCCGCGTGACTTGGAGCGCATTGGTCCGACATGGGCCTGGAAGCCATGTCCTTCCGCAGCCGCCTGGCCGTCATAGCGCACGGCAAAGGGCAGGAAGTGATACTGGATATCGGGGTATTTGACGCCCGCCCTGGAGCGGATGAAGGCGGCGCTCTCGAACTGGTTGGATGCACCGAGACCCTGCTTGAAGAACAGCCATTGCGCGCCGATCAG
This genomic interval from Labrenzia sp. VG12 contains the following:
- a CDS encoding adenylate/guanylate cyclase domain-containing protein; protein product: MTKTALDPSPRSYPEHVHLINRSSRGPGCAPTEQTLEDIHDWLLHDATRIDNVMLMFEEFMWRCQATDLSVDRCTLHIGTLHPRVIGFSWFWTARDQICDEIAADAGAVSADAFTRNPLYNVITNGQMIILDLETEEGRQSAPLMKELAEQGYTAYVALPLSASGETHNAMTFATTRPGGFPGRQKDRIRDLIDLLALHVERHILQRIARNVADTYLGPIAGQRVLDGEIKRGDGEAIDAVVFMSDMRGFTQLADRLSGPEVTAVLNAYFDRISEAVLGHGGDILKFMGDGILAVFDQKALGEGAAANAAVKAARRALVTIDELNQSPPEDLPDPALWHPLKIGIGLHRGEVFFGNVGGEERLDFTVIGRAVNETSRVESLCKPLGQELLLTEPVRDALSGDLKTNLNAMGEHALRGVGKPVAIFSA
- the betB gene encoding betaine-aldehyde dehydrogenase; its protein translation is MRAQPQASHYVGGSYLESLSGTPFDSLYPATGEVIASLKSADDAVIDAAIEAATAGQKIWAATAPAERGRVLRRAAEILREKNHELSVLETLDTGKPLQETLIADAASGADCLEYFGGLAATLTGEHIDLGGSFAYTKREPLGICFGIGAWNYPIQIACWKAAPALVCGNAMIFKPSEVTPLSALKLAEALTEAGLPDGVFNVIQGFGDVGARMVAHPAISKISLTGSVPTGAKVAALAGEHLKKTTLELGGKSPLIVFDDADIENAVSAAINANFYSTGQICSNGTRVFVHTAIKEAFLARLAERTGNAILGDPLDETTSIGPLVSRQQFDKVMHYMQVGQREGARLVCGGGAATVDSFPDGYFVQPTVFADVTDDMTIAREEIFGPVLSVLDFDDENDVIARANDTEFGLAAGVFTKDIQRAHRVIDQLQAGTCWINTYNLTPIEMPFGGYKKSGIGRENGHAAIEYYSQTKSVYVEMGGVEAAF